In Archangium lipolyticum, a single genomic region encodes these proteins:
- a CDS encoding TolC family protein, producing MLLALFLLTAVPAPAQAGVHPSTATQPELAEELVTPPAPKVVLTHWDEAVGRLRARSVELRTALAQLELAGAQARLTLSPLLPEVRASLSVQERLAGRSSLLVEGGDGNVDVGGGTDESRPTSPLVALRASVVQSVINVPAWQALSAARARERAAGASARDAWRLLVRELARSLVAVVAAERVVELNGTGLAQARERHRLTQEAERLGTGRKLDTLRTGRDLEIARAELLSSVESLRRARDGLGLALGADTEVGVAPGFRLDGLRDELSTLCRPLRGEPRADLLAASQQVQAAEREVAEARAAYVPTLGVQSSLTAISVDPGVARVSTWNIAAVLEVPIWDGGTRGATERAERANLAVAGEQLESVRRTLGVEVARARRGVALAEALRLTARRARDAASQTDTLTQEAFREGVATSLELVQSAEELREAERTLALRELDLVQARVEALMVEAECPL from the coding sequence ATGCTGCTGGCCCTCTTCCTGCTCACCGCCGTCCCCGCCCCCGCGCAAGCCGGGGTGCATCCGTCGACGGCCACGCAACCCGAGCTCGCCGAGGAACTGGTCACCCCACCCGCCCCGAAGGTGGTGCTCACCCATTGGGACGAGGCGGTGGGCCGGCTCCGGGCGAGGTCGGTGGAGTTGCGGACCGCGCTCGCCCAGCTCGAGCTGGCCGGAGCGCAGGCGCGCCTGACGCTCTCTCCCCTGCTGCCCGAGGTGCGCGCCTCCCTGTCCGTGCAGGAAAGGCTGGCGGGGAGGAGCTCGCTCCTCGTCGAGGGAGGTGACGGGAACGTCGACGTGGGAGGGGGCACGGACGAGTCGAGACCCACCTCCCCGCTGGTCGCGCTGCGCGCCAGCGTGGTGCAGTCGGTGATCAACGTGCCGGCCTGGCAGGCGCTGTCCGCGGCCCGGGCCCGGGAGCGAGCGGCGGGAGCCTCCGCGCGGGACGCCTGGCGGCTCCTGGTGCGAGAGCTCGCACGAAGCCTCGTGGCGGTGGTGGCGGCCGAGCGGGTGGTGGAGCTCAACGGCACGGGACTGGCCCAGGCCCGCGAGAGGCACCGGCTCACCCAGGAGGCCGAGCGGTTGGGCACCGGGCGCAAGCTGGACACGCTGCGCACGGGGAGGGATCTCGAGATCGCACGAGCCGAGCTGCTCTCCAGCGTGGAGTCGCTGCGCCGCGCGCGAGATGGGCTGGGGCTGGCGCTTGGAGCCGATACCGAGGTGGGCGTTGCGCCTGGCTTCCGGCTGGACGGGCTGCGCGACGAGCTGTCCACGCTGTGCCGCCCGCTGCGAGGCGAGCCCCGGGCGGACCTGCTCGCCGCGAGTCAGCAGGTCCAGGCGGCCGAGCGCGAGGTGGCCGAGGCGCGAGCGGCCTATGTGCCCACGCTGGGGGTGCAGAGCTCGCTGACAGCCATCTCGGTGGATCCGGGGGTGGCGCGCGTGAGCACGTGGAACATCGCGGCGGTGCTGGAGGTGCCCATCTGGGACGGGGGCACGCGGGGAGCAACGGAGCGAGCGGAGCGGGCGAACCTGGCGGTGGCCGGGGAGCAGCTCGAATCGGTGAGGCGCACGCTAGGGGTGGAGGTGGCGAGGGCACGCCGGGGAGTGGCGTTGGCGGAGGCGCTGAGGCTGACGGCGCGGCGCGCGCGGGATGCCGCGTCCCAGACGGACACCCTCACCCAGGAGGCCTTCCGCGAGGGAGTGGCGACCAGCCTCGAGCTGGTGCAGAGCGCCGAGGAGTTGCGTGAGGCGGAGCGCACGCTCGCCCTGCGCGAGCTGGACCTGGTGCAGGCGCGTGTGGAGGCGCTCATGGTGGAGGCCGAATGCCCTCTGTGA
- a CDS encoding MutS-related protein, translating to MRAPVNTPLTETSSPNQTYTERRAAAEAELKRLDGISARYANLRALVFTAGAVVAGLILFKRLPSQWWWAVGAALAVYALLAVLHHQVFLREERQRLYVKLNERGLARLTRGWHDFAERGERFLTGSHLYAADLDVFGQGSVFQLMNETATRAGEERLAAWLSWPAQAEEVRARQGAARELRPRVEFRQDVCVEARTVAKEKADPGLFIQWAESGPSLASIRWARPVAVVLPLVTLSLYVLGRLEVLPGALWWLGLLAQLGVVWLTRSTLRAMEEKMSAGEHGFVRYAPVFERVERERFEHPELKRVQAGLQHEGEPPVSTHLKRFSWLYSFVEFKRHQFHPIVHLFTLWDVHALFALERWREKHGARVRGWFEALAELEALSCLAGLAFDRPGFLWPTVEGDGPRVKAEGVGHPLLDNPVLNDVELPGPGSALLLTGSNMSGKTTLLRALGLNAVLALAGAPVCARAFSLSPLQVLTSMRVKDSLERGVSYFYAEVQRIKAVLDAAAAAKGQAMFLLDEILLGTNTRERQIASREVLRLLLATGACGGVTTHDLSLANLAEEYGGKVVNMHFRDHLENGKMVFDYQLRPGVVDTTNALRVLRMAGVPVEDSEQPPAPTESRLG from the coding sequence ATGCGCGCGCCCGTGAACACACCGCTCACCGAGACCTCCTCTCCGAACCAGACGTACACCGAGCGCCGCGCCGCCGCCGAAGCGGAGCTGAAGCGGCTGGACGGCATCAGCGCGCGCTACGCGAACCTGAGGGCGCTGGTGTTCACCGCGGGAGCGGTGGTGGCGGGGCTCATTTTGTTCAAACGGCTGCCGAGCCAGTGGTGGTGGGCGGTGGGGGCGGCGCTCGCGGTGTACGCGCTGCTGGCGGTGCTGCACCACCAGGTCTTCCTGCGAGAGGAGCGGCAGCGGCTCTACGTGAAGCTCAACGAGCGAGGGCTGGCGAGGCTGACGAGGGGCTGGCACGACTTCGCGGAGCGGGGGGAGCGCTTCCTGACGGGCTCACACCTGTACGCGGCGGACCTGGACGTCTTCGGACAGGGCAGCGTCTTCCAGCTGATGAACGAAACGGCGACGCGAGCGGGGGAGGAGCGGCTGGCGGCGTGGCTGTCGTGGCCGGCACAGGCGGAGGAGGTGCGGGCGAGGCAGGGAGCGGCGCGCGAGCTGAGGCCACGGGTGGAGTTCCGGCAGGACGTGTGCGTGGAGGCGCGCACGGTGGCGAAGGAGAAGGCGGACCCGGGCCTGTTCATCCAGTGGGCGGAGAGCGGGCCATCGCTGGCGAGCATCCGGTGGGCGAGGCCGGTGGCGGTGGTGCTGCCGCTGGTGACGCTGTCGCTCTACGTGCTGGGGCGGCTGGAGGTGCTGCCGGGAGCGCTGTGGTGGCTGGGACTGCTGGCGCAGCTCGGGGTGGTGTGGCTGACGAGGAGCACGCTGCGGGCGATGGAGGAGAAGATGAGCGCGGGGGAGCACGGCTTCGTGCGCTACGCGCCGGTCTTCGAGCGGGTGGAGCGTGAACGTTTCGAGCACCCGGAGCTGAAGCGGGTGCAGGCGGGGCTGCAGCACGAGGGAGAGCCGCCGGTATCCACGCACCTGAAGCGCTTCAGCTGGCTGTACTCGTTCGTGGAGTTCAAGCGGCACCAGTTCCACCCGATCGTGCACCTGTTCACGCTGTGGGACGTGCACGCGCTGTTCGCGCTGGAGAGGTGGAGGGAGAAGCACGGGGCGCGGGTGAGGGGGTGGTTCGAGGCGCTGGCGGAGCTGGAGGCGCTCTCGTGCCTGGCGGGGCTGGCGTTCGACCGGCCGGGCTTCCTCTGGCCGACGGTGGAGGGGGACGGGCCCCGGGTGAAGGCGGAGGGGGTAGGCCACCCGCTGCTGGACAACCCGGTGCTGAACGACGTGGAGCTGCCGGGGCCAGGGAGCGCGCTGCTGCTGACGGGCTCGAACATGTCGGGGAAGACGACGCTGCTGCGAGCGCTGGGGCTGAACGCGGTGCTGGCTCTGGCGGGGGCGCCGGTGTGCGCGAGGGCCTTCTCACTGTCACCGCTGCAGGTGCTGACGAGCATGCGGGTGAAGGACTCGCTGGAGCGGGGCGTGTCGTACTTCTACGCGGAGGTGCAGCGAATCAAGGCGGTGCTGGACGCGGCGGCGGCGGCGAAGGGGCAGGCGATGTTCCTGCTGGACGAGATCCTCCTGGGGACGAACACGCGGGAGAGACAGATCGCCTCGCGCGAGGTGCTGAGGCTGCTGCTGGCGACGGGGGCGTGCGGAGGAGTAACGACACACGATCTATCGCTGGCGAATCTGGCGGAGGAGTACGGCGGGAAGGTGGTGAACATGCACTTCCGGGATCATCTGGAGAACGGAAAGATGGTGTTCGACTACCAGCTGAGACCAGGGGTGGTGGACACGACGAACGCGCTGAGGGTGCTGAGGATGGCGGGAGTTCCGGTGGAGGATTCAGAACAACCCCCCGCCCCCACCGAGTCCCGACTGGGCTGA
- the mrpC gene encoding Crp/Fnr family transcriptional regulator MrpC: MHGFNRPLGPIGSNVVAPIQTTSSGMLVTANKLIPGQEAIDFKGYFKVESFPHNSVIYRPGDTTDRVYLLKTGRVRLMRLGKNSSRSVVSILRPGDLFGELFRPEGTPVEEMAIASGEAEVWSIEGRDFRAQLEARPALAVDVVRAYAERVRALRKRVLGLTFKEVPARLADTLLTLAEAHGERCPHGGETDLRGITQQDLADLVGASRSFVSTLINEMKRDGVLGNVGRILCIRDQKALRKLASKEK; this comes from the coding sequence ATGCACGGTTTCAATCGCCCTCTCGGTCCGATCGGCTCCAACGTCGTTGCCCCCATCCAGACCACCAGCTCCGGCATGCTCGTGACGGCCAACAAGCTGATCCCCGGGCAGGAGGCGATCGACTTCAAGGGGTACTTCAAGGTCGAGTCCTTCCCGCACAACTCGGTCATCTACCGGCCGGGCGACACGACGGACCGCGTGTACCTGCTGAAGACGGGCCGGGTGCGGCTGATGAGGCTGGGCAAGAACAGCTCGCGCTCGGTGGTGAGCATCCTGCGCCCGGGCGACCTGTTCGGCGAGCTGTTCCGCCCGGAGGGGACGCCGGTGGAGGAGATGGCGATCGCCTCGGGTGAGGCCGAGGTGTGGAGCATCGAGGGCCGCGACTTCCGCGCGCAGCTCGAGGCCCGCCCGGCGCTGGCGGTGGACGTGGTCCGCGCGTACGCGGAGCGCGTGCGTGCGCTGCGCAAGCGGGTGCTGGGCCTGACGTTCAAGGAGGTTCCGGCGCGGCTGGCGGACACCCTTCTGACGCTGGCGGAGGCGCACGGTGAGCGCTGCCCGCACGGCGGCGAGACGGACCTGCGGGGCATCACGCAGCAGGATCTGGCGGATCTGGTGGGAGCGTCGCGCTCGTTCGTGTCGACGCTGATCAACGAGATGAAGCGGGACGGGGTGCTGGGGAACGTGGGCCGCATCCTGTGCATCCGTGACCAGAAGGCGCTGCGCAAGCTCGCGTCGAAGGAGAAGTGA
- a CDS encoding sigma-54-dependent transcriptional regulator, which produces METLLIVDDDLSLLESLKMHFEDIEHEGTPRYQVVTATSAAEGLRLAQETLPGVVILDMKLPDRTGLDIIEEMKSLCGDARIILVTAFHDMETTIRAMKAGAFDYIHKPFPDLAALDIVVSRALEYRQLSRRAATVNVESAAARLGDIVGTSPLIQQLVKEIGKVAGSRATVLIQGESGTGKELIARVIHNYSYDEPKPFIGINCSAIVDTLLESELFGHEKGAFTGANAVKPGKFELAEDGTIFLDEIGDMSLMLQAKLLRVLQEREFERVGGVKRIKLRARVIAATHRNLVEEVASGRFREDLYQRLKVITLGIPPLRERREDIPLLVQHLLERINEKVHKRVTRVPPEVLDHLTRLPWRGNVRELENVLTRAVVLAPGEVLLSENLPALESAQPEPGLHPNGHAHPANGHAGAPLPNFLVATIDDPSRIPTLEEAERMLIELTMNVTKGHKGKTCQILGISRPTLERKLQKYGVRQDQQP; this is translated from the coding sequence ATGGAGACGCTTCTCATCGTCGACGACGACCTCTCGCTGCTCGAGTCCTTGAAGATGCACTTCGAGGACATCGAGCACGAGGGGACTCCGCGCTACCAGGTGGTAACGGCGACCAGCGCGGCCGAGGGCCTGCGGCTGGCGCAGGAGACCCTGCCGGGCGTCGTCATCCTCGACATGAAGCTGCCGGACCGCACGGGTCTGGACATCATCGAGGAGATGAAGAGCCTGTGCGGGGACGCGCGCATCATCCTCGTGACGGCCTTCCACGACATGGAGACCACCATCCGGGCCATGAAGGCCGGGGCTTTCGACTACATCCACAAGCCCTTCCCGGATCTGGCGGCCCTGGACATCGTGGTGTCGCGCGCGCTCGAGTACCGGCAGCTGTCACGCCGCGCGGCCACGGTGAACGTGGAGAGCGCGGCGGCGCGCCTGGGAGACATCGTCGGCACCAGTCCCCTCATCCAGCAGCTGGTGAAGGAGATCGGCAAGGTGGCTGGCAGCCGGGCCACCGTGCTCATCCAGGGAGAGAGCGGCACGGGCAAGGAGCTCATCGCCCGGGTCATCCACAACTACTCCTACGACGAGCCCAAGCCGTTCATCGGCATCAACTGCTCGGCCATCGTGGACACGCTGCTGGAGAGCGAGCTGTTCGGCCACGAGAAGGGCGCCTTCACGGGGGCCAACGCCGTCAAGCCGGGCAAGTTCGAGCTGGCCGAGGACGGCACCATCTTCCTGGACGAGATCGGCGACATGTCGCTGATGCTCCAGGCCAAGCTGCTGCGCGTGCTGCAGGAGCGCGAGTTCGAGCGCGTGGGTGGGGTGAAGCGCATCAAGCTGCGCGCCCGCGTCATCGCCGCCACGCACCGCAACCTGGTGGAGGAGGTAGCCTCGGGGCGCTTCCGGGAGGACCTCTACCAGCGCCTGAAGGTCATCACCCTGGGGATTCCCCCGCTGCGCGAGCGGCGCGAGGACATCCCCCTGCTGGTGCAGCACCTGCTGGAGCGCATCAACGAGAAGGTGCACAAGCGCGTCACCCGGGTACCGCCCGAGGTGTTGGACCACCTCACGCGCCTGCCCTGGCGGGGCAACGTGCGCGAGCTGGAGAACGTGCTGACGCGGGCGGTGGTGCTGGCGCCGGGCGAGGTGCTGCTCTCGGAGAACCTCCCCGCCCTGGAGTCCGCCCAGCCCGAGCCCGGCCTCCATCCCAACGGCCACGCCCACCCGGCGAACGGCCATGCGGGCGCTCCCCTGCCCAACTTCCTGGTCGCCACCATCGACGACCCGAGCCGCATCCCCACCCTGGAGGAAGCGGAGCGGATGCTCATCGAGCTGACCATGAACGTGACCAAGGGTCACAAGGGCAAGACGTGCCAGATCCTCGGCATCAGTCGTCCGACGCTGGAGCGCAAGCTCCAGAAGTACGGCGTCCGACAGGATCAGCAGCCGTAG
- a CDS encoding sensor histidine kinase, protein MNHHLLQAVQISWSQNLRVTRVEGDCETVLHRPAPELKDRPLHVVLGTSAEKVRELDALARRATGAVEFLYAQLGAGEPLPLRLALGLDEDEATAVVLDMRALLKGAPPVQLSGLASQLSHEIRNPLSSVKMAVQTLARNTGLSERDQRRLTIANREIRTMERMLWMLSEYGRDSTPAMDQHVPRTLVQEALAMVAPELAERRVEVRVDEAAELPRVRVDAGRLRPVLAQVLLNVAMGMGEGGNVQVSLRQGAQGRVQLVVKDPAGEMPEELDMLFEPFECGLARGAGLSLAALRRVLVHQGGDVSAEAAPDTGTVLTLTFAA, encoded by the coding sequence ATGAACCACCACCTGCTGCAGGCCGTTCAAATCTCATGGTCTCAAAACCTGCGTGTGACCCGCGTCGAGGGTGACTGCGAGACCGTGCTGCATCGTCCGGCTCCGGAATTGAAGGACCGGCCGCTCCATGTGGTGCTGGGAACCAGCGCCGAGAAGGTCCGGGAGCTGGATGCCCTGGCCCGGCGCGCAACTGGCGCGGTGGAGTTCCTCTACGCGCAGCTCGGCGCGGGAGAGCCCCTCCCCCTGCGGCTGGCGCTCGGCCTGGACGAGGACGAGGCCACCGCCGTGGTGCTGGACATGCGCGCGCTGCTGAAGGGGGCGCCGCCGGTGCAGCTCTCCGGCCTGGCCTCGCAGCTGAGCCATGAGATCCGCAACCCGCTCAGCTCGGTGAAGATGGCGGTGCAGACGCTGGCGCGCAACACGGGCCTGTCGGAGAGGGACCAGCGCCGGCTGACGATCGCCAACCGGGAGATCCGCACCATGGAGCGGATGCTGTGGATGCTGTCCGAGTACGGCCGGGACAGCACGCCCGCGATGGATCAGCACGTGCCGCGCACGCTGGTGCAGGAGGCCCTGGCGATGGTGGCGCCGGAGCTGGCCGAGCGGCGCGTGGAGGTGCGGGTGGACGAAGCCGCGGAGCTGCCGCGGGTGCGGGTGGACGCGGGGAGGCTGAGGCCGGTGCTCGCGCAGGTGCTGCTCAACGTGGCCATGGGGATGGGCGAGGGAGGAAACGTGCAGGTCTCCCTGCGCCAGGGTGCCCAGGGACGGGTGCAGCTGGTGGTGAAGGATCCGGCGGGAGAGATGCCCGAGGAGCTCGACATGCTCTTCGAGCCCTTCGAGTGCGGGCTGGCGCGAGGGGCGGGGCTGTCGCTGGCGGCCCTGCGCCGCGTCCTGGTGCACCAGGGGGGGGACGTATCCGCCGAGGCGGCCCCTGACACCGGGACGGTGTTGACGCTCACCTTTGCGGCCTGA